The Candidatus Gracilibacteria bacterium genome window below encodes:
- a CDS encoding nucleotidyltransferase family protein encodes MQAIILAGGYGTRLYPLTLNAPKPMVPVGGRPMVDYLLDKINALGCFTQIFIVTNDKFAHVFDAWKEEKRRDDIIIVNDGTLSNEDRLGSLGDIQFVIDNYEITEDVMILGGDNFFEDDLSEMIRIFQKKGDSIALYDVENLELVKQLSTLTMNAENKILDFIEKPENPTSTLIATLIYCFKKSTLGHIQDVIELGKADRAGDLIASICKVEDIYGYHLRGKWFDIGSMKQLNETEEWLLSRAKSSSTSPAQTSSFG; translated from the coding sequence ATGCAAGCAATTATCCTCGCAGGCGGGTATGGTACTCGCCTCTATCCCCTGACTCTCAATGCCCCTAAACCAATGGTGCCCGTATGAGGCCGACCGATGGTAGACTATTTATTAGACAAAATCAATGCTCTTGGATGCTTCACTCAGATTTTTATCGTGACAAATGATAAATTTGCTCATGTTTTTGATGCCTGGAAAGAAGAGAAAAGGAGAGATGACATCATCATCGTCAATGATGGAACTCTCTCAAATGAGGATCGCCTCTGATCTCTCGGAGATATACAATTTGTGATTGATAACTATGAGATTACCGAAGATGTGATGATACTCGGAGGAGATAACTTTTTCGAAGATGACCTTTCTGAGATGATAAGAATATTTCAAAAAAAATGAGATAGTATCGCTCTCTACGATGTCGAAAATTTGGAGCTCGTAAAACAACTCAGCACTCTCACGATGAACGCGGAAAATAAGATTTTAGACTTTATTGAGAAACCAGAAAATCCCACTTCTACACTCATTGCTACACTGATTTATTGTTTCAAGAAATCAACCCTCTGACACATACAGGATGTTATTGAGCTAGGAAAAGCAGATAGAGCATGAGATCTTATCGCTTCTATTTGCAAGGTAGAGGATATTTATGGATATCATCTTCGGGGAAAATGGTTTGATATTGGTTCTATGAAACAACTCAATGAAACAGAAGAATGGTTACTTTCTAGAGCAAAGAGCTCTTCCACTTCTCCGGCTCAAACGAGCTCATTCGGATAA
- a CDS encoding adenylyltransferase/cytidyltransferase family protein — MLVMTFGTFDRFHPGHEYYLQEAKKLGDTLVTVVARDSTVERLKGKPPRDTEDIRLRNVLDSGLTEQAILGSLSDPYQVLLSYTPDVLCFGYDQNSFNGVALDEFLQEHNLTPRIIRMSSFEPEKWKSSLL, encoded by the coding sequence ATGCTCGTGATGACTTTTGGGACATTCGATAGATTTCATCCTGGGCATGAATACTATCTTCAGGAGGCGAAAAAGCTCTGAGATACTCTTGTGACTGTCGTAGCTCGTGATAGTACTGTGGAGCGATTAAAATGAAAACCTCCTCGTGATACTGAAGATATACGCCTCCGGAATGTTCTCGATTCTGGCTTGACAGAACAGGCGATTCTCTGATCCCTCTCGGATCCGTATCAGGTTCTTCTCAGCTATACACCAGATGTTCTCTGTTTTGGGTATGATCAAAACTCTTTTAATGGTGTAGCGTTGGACGAATTTTTGCAAGAACACAATCTGACGCCGAGAATTATCCGAATGAGCTCGTTTGAGCCGGAGAAGTGGAAGAGCTCTTTGCTCTAG
- the trmD gene encoding tRNA (guanosine(37)-N1)-methyltransferase TrmD, giving the protein MHPHIIANFPASFSSYFDTSIMRIAREKGLFTPEFYNLGDFSTQAQHRVDDKPYGGGAGALIEIEPMYLAIMDIEEKYKIQNTKYKNGMRKIYLGPRGERLRQPKIEQLSRELRDEEFIILCGHYEGVDHRVFEMFEFEEYSIGDFVVSSGELATMVFLDALVRLIPGVVGNTVSLHEESFSEALEGKAEYPQYTRPSDFMGYKVPEVLLSGDPKKIQKWRKENSF; this is encoded by the coding sequence ATGCATCCTCATATTATTGCCAATTTTCCTGCGAGTTTCTCGAGTTATTTTGATACGAGTATTATGCGTATCGCTCGAGAAAAAGGTTTGTTTACTCCAGAGTTTTATAATCTGGGAGATTTTTCGACGCAGGCACAGCATCGTGTCGACGATAAGCCATATGGTGGGGGAGCAGGGGCATTGATAGAGATAGAGCCGATGTACCTTGCAATCATGGATATTGAAGAGAAATACAAAATACAAAATACAAAATACAAAAATGGTATGAGAAAAATATATCTCTGACCTCGTGGTGAACGGCTTCGACAGCCAAAAATAGAACAACTCTCGCGAGAATTACGAGATGAAGAATTTATCATCCTCTGCTGACATTATGAAGGAGTCGATCATAGAGTATTTGAGATGTTTGAGTTTGAAGAATATTCTATCGGAGATTTTGTCGTAAGCAGTGGAGAGCTGGCAACGATGGTATTTCTCGATGCTCTAGTGCGTTTGATCCCAGGAGTTGTCGGGAATACGGTCTCACTTCATGAAGAGTCTTTCTCTGAGGCGTTGGAGTGAAAAGCTGAATACCCGCAATACACACGTCCAAGTGATTTTATGGGATATAAAGTTCCTGAGGTTCTCCTCTCAGGTGATCCAAAGAAAATCCAGAAGTGGAGAAAGGAAAATAGTTTTTAG
- a CDS encoding GspE/PulE family protein — protein MNIFAKGRNIGYYVSVTQQKNTIEDIKKLITKEYTGEAFYRSEFHTILDDMKMALDRQDSDSALNTLIQGAITLKASDVHLEIQEYDSVPRFRIDGNLAPLGKLSMKEHETLVERLKYRSNLKLNIHNVPQDGKFRLGKDGKEAKIDIRVSVMPTRYGESVVCRILDATNNVLTIDALGIIGTQKTDILHSLEKKQGMILVTGPTGSGKTTTLYTLIDMLKNPEDKIITLEDPIEYQIPDVLQSEINEREGYTFASGVRSVLRHDPDIIMIGEIRDLDTANTAIQAALTGHLVLSTLHTKSAIETVDRLVNMGVSNYDIAASVDIIIAQRLVRRVCHHCGVSDENAEIRPEDIELLKRYGSEKAFIQHGVGCEECGYTGFSGRVGIYEVFAVTDAIRDSIRSGHTDTEMFQLARKDGFLTLADDARAKVLLGMTTTAECEGNGLL, from the coding sequence ATGAATATTTTTGCAAAATGAAGAAATATAGGGTACTATGTATCCGTGACACAACAAAAAAACACCATTGAAGATATAAAAAAGCTTATCACGAAGGAGTATACCGGTGAAGCTTTTTATCGATCAGAATTTCATACAATTCTAGATGATATGAAGATGGCGCTCGATCGTCAGGACTCTGATAGTGCTCTGAATACACTGATTCAGTGAGCTATTACTCTCAAGGCATCCGATGTGCATTTGGAAATTCAGGAGTATGATTCTGTGCCACGATTTCGTATCGATGGTAATCTCGCCCCTCTTTGAAAACTCTCGATGAAAGAACACGAAACACTCGTAGAACGACTCAAATATCGCTCCAATCTCAAGCTCAATATCCATAATGTCCCTCAAGATGGAAAATTTCGTCTTGGGAAAGATGGCAAAGAAGCAAAAATAGATATCCGTGTCTCTGTGATGCCGACGAGATATGGAGAGAGTGTGGTGTGTCGTATCCTCGATGCGACGAATAATGTCCTCACCATCGATGCGCTCGGTATCATCGGCACGCAAAAAACTGATATTCTGCATTCTCTCGAGAAGAAACAAGGGATGATCCTCGTCACTGGTCCGACTGGTTCTGGTAAGACGACGACACTCTACACATTGATAGATATGCTCAAAAACCCAGAAGATAAGATTATCACCCTCGAAGACCCGATAGAATACCAGATACCTGACGTCTTACAATCAGAAATCAACGAACGAGAAGGATATACATTTGCGTCTGGAGTACGATCGGTACTTCGTCATGACCCAGATATTATTATGATAGGGGAAATCCGTGACCTCGATACAGCCAATACTGCTATACAAGCTGCTCTTACTGGGCATCTTGTTCTCTCTACACTTCATACAAAAAGTGCCATTGAGACGGTAGATCGTCTCGTGAATATGTGAGTTTCAAACTATGATATTGCTGCTTCAGTCGATATCATCATCGCACAGAGATTGGTACGACGTGTCTGTCATCACTGTGGAGTAAGCGATGAAAATGCTGAAATACGTCCAGAAGATATCGAACTCCTCAAGAGATATGGATCCGAAAAGGCATTTATCCAGCACTGAGTCGGCTGTGAAGAGTGTGGATATACCGGATTTAGTGGCCGAGTCGGTATCTATGAGGTCTTCGCGGTCACTGATGCTATCCGTGATAGTATCCGATCAGGACATACTGATACTGAGATGTTTCAGCTTGCGCGCAAGGATGGATTTCTCACTCTCGCTGATGATGCTCGTGCCAAGGTCCTCCTCTGAATGACCACAACGGCAGAGTGTGAGGGGAATGGATTGCTGTAA
- the tilS gene encoding tRNA lysidine(34) synthetase TilS: MKSEKSPIGERNIQNLLSPITDKRVIVSCSGGPDSMGLLEMVRVFSGESASDTIVVAHIHHGLRESAERDQKLVQEYCKKYHLPYECLRVDIRKEAKKTKTTLEECGRNIRKKWLEEIRIKHQADYILTAHHADDQAETILYRITKGTSITGLSGIARFSGYYFRPLLTLTKKDILDYNTIHSISSGYDETNDDTSIPRNLLRQVILPQLQNINPEVSKALSRLSESAQELKSSFDCYFAEVIAQKEFNYDWYHALPLGFQHELLRCLYEATNGSTHGLSLALLLEIDRFLSTRTGGKKELGKKWLIKKHGKIYLT; the protein is encoded by the coding sequence ATGAAATCTGAAAAATCACCTATTTGAGAGAGAAATATCCAGAATCTGCTCTCGCCCATCACCGATAAGCGAGTTATCGTGTCATGTTCTGGGGGTCCTGACTCGATGTGACTTCTTGAGATGGTACGAGTTTTCTCGGGAGAAAGTGCCTCAGATACTATCGTCGTCGCTCATATCCATCATTGATTACGGGAAAGCGCCGAGAGAGACCAGAAACTCGTCCAAGAATATTGCAAAAAATACCACCTCCCCTACGAATGCCTACGAGTAGATATCCGAAAGGAAGCAAAAAAGACAAAAACGACGCTCGAAGAATGTGGGAGAAATATCAGAAAAAAATGGCTCGAGGAGATCCGAATAAAGCATCAAGCAGACTACATCCTCACAGCACATCATGCGGATGATCAGGCAGAGACCATCCTCTACCGTATCACAAAAGGAACAAGCATTACAGGTCTTTCTGGTATAGCACGATTTTCTGGATATTATTTCCGACCACTTCTCACACTCACGAAAAAAGATATTCTAGACTACAATACAATTCATTCTATCTCCTCAGGATATGATGAAACCAACGATGATACCTCGATTCCGAGAAATCTCCTTCGACAAGTGATACTTCCGCAGTTACAGAATATTAATCCAGAAGTCTCAAAAGCACTTTCTCGACTGAGTGAGTCTGCCCAAGAATTGAAATCGAGTTTTGATTGCTATTTCGCAGAAGTTATTGCACAAAAAGAATTTAACTACGACTGGTATCATGCTCTTCCTCTTGGCTTTCAACACGAGCTTCTTCGATGTCTGTATGAAGCCACAAATGGCTCCACTCATGGTCTCTCTCTCGCTCTCCTTCTCGAGATCGACCGGTTTCTCTCAACTCGTACTGGTGGTAAGAAAGAATTGTGAAAAAAATGGCTCATAAAAAAACACGGTAAAATATATTTGACATAG
- a CDS encoding MarR family transcriptional regulator: MGNPASPTPTPEHQADAERLADFVLFAQRSTILGLSKTLNEGNVSFPQFFFLAYLASVDYQTPTDIAKKMNFSSAAATGFIDRMEKLGLVERTHSHEDRRNIMVRITGKGAEFVATMREEIKGELETLLSGWEEEKSQTTGGTKRALRTLMPNS; the protein is encoded by the coding sequence ATGGGGAACCCTGCATCACCAACACCAACTCCTGAACATCAAGCAGATGCAGAACGTCTTGCTGACTTTGTTCTCTTTGCACAAAGATCAACTATATTATGATTATCTAAAACCCTTAACGAGGGAAATGTCTCTTTCCCACAATTCTTTTTTCTTGCCTATCTCGCAAGCGTGGACTATCAGACCCCAACAGATATTGCCAAGAAAATGAATTTTTCTAGTGCAGCTGCTACGGGGTTCATCGATCGTATGGAAAAATTAGGACTTGTAGAGCGTACACACAGTCATGAAGATCGAAGAAATATCATGGTACGAATTACGTGAAAATGAGCTGAATTTGTCGCAACAATGCGTGAAGAAATCAAGGGAGAACTCGAAACTTTACTGAGTGGTTGGGAAGAAGAAAAAAGTCAAACTACCTGAGGGACAAAAAGAGCTCTTCGAACGCTTATGCCGAACTCTTAA
- the hflX gene encoding GTPase HflX, which translates to MRTILLDIAPKDPKLLAGFSLEDRISELEKLVSTYRGVVVLQTLQKRDEPDYSTYVGKGKLDEVLNLAVELQADTLIIGNILKPRQIYAIIQEIEKRKMTLQIWDRVDLILKIFQLHAKTPEAKLQIQLASIKHMGPRIFGMGMEMDRQGGGIGTSGIGETNTEIMRRHLRELEKKTKVRIDHYRRVRIQNRSARKRSNALTVGIVGYTNAGKSTLMNALTDKMVLAKDELFATLGTTVGKMKLPKGAYTNKEGQFIIRSDILIYDTIGFIRDLPPELIDAFSSTLEESLSCDILLEVVDASDPHWQHRIDVTNDILDRIGAKQPRIYIFNQIDKVSPKELKDLKKVAKNYTPIFVSAKTGEGIDHIKKHIL; encoded by the coding sequence ATGCGCACGATTCTCCTCGATATAGCTCCAAAAGATCCGAAACTTCTCGCTTGATTTAGTCTGGAAGACCGTATCTCCGAGCTGGAAAAGCTCGTTTCCACCTATCGTGGAGTCGTCGTCTTGCAGACACTGCAAAAAAGAGACGAGCCGGATTATAGTACCTACGTCGGAAAAGGCAAGCTCGATGAAGTCCTCAATCTTGCGGTTGAGCTCCAGGCGGATACGCTGATTATCGGGAATATCCTGAAACCTCGACAGATTTATGCGATTATCCAGGAAATTGAGAAGCGAAAAATGACGCTCCAAATCTGGGATCGTGTGGATCTTATTTTAAAAATATTTCAGCTTCATGCGAAGACTCCAGAGGCAAAACTCCAGATCCAGCTCGCCTCTATCAAACATATGGGTCCTCGAATATTTGGTATGGGGATGGAGATGGATAGGCAGTGAGGAGGTATTGGCACCTCTGGTATCGGTGAGACAAATACTGAGATTATGCGACGACATTTACGAGAACTGGAAAAGAAGACGAAAGTAAGAATCGATCATTATCGCCGTGTCCGTATACAAAATAGATCTGCTCGTAAACGTTCCAACGCCCTCACGGTCGGTATTGTCGGGTATACCAATGCTGGGAAATCGACTCTGATGAATGCTCTGACCGATAAGATGGTACTGGCAAAAGATGAGCTCTTTGCTACGCTCGGTACGACTGTGGGGAAAATGAAACTACCAAAAGGTGCGTATACCAATAAAGAAGGACAATTCATTATACGTTCAGATATTCTCATCTACGATACTATTGGTTTTATCCGTGATTTACCACCTGAATTGATAGATGCTTTTTCTTCGACGCTGGAAGAATCCCTTTCCTGCGACATTCTCCTCGAAGTGGTGGATGCGAGCGATCCTCACTGGCAACATCGTATCGATGTGACAAATGATATCCTGGACAGAATCGGCGCAAAGCAACCTCGTATCTATATCTTTAATCAAATAGATAAGGTCTCACCAAAAGAATTGAAAGATCTCAAGAAAGTTGCCAAAAACTATACACCGATCTTTGTTTCAGCAAAAACAGGGGAGGGGATTGATCACATCAAAAAGCACATCCTTTAA
- a CDS encoding superoxide dismutase translates to MLTHSLPALTYSFDALEPYIDALTMEIHHDRHHQTYVNNYTKLLEGTGLLEKYSADILAQHLDEVFSDKQRGVINNLGGHLNHSFFWTILSPNGGGRPEGALAQKIDETFGSFENFQSEFTQKALSVFGSGWAWLVQDQDKLLILQHTPGQDSPFFAGLKPILGIDVWEHAYYLKHQNKRADYIVAFWNVVNWKQVELYFSQ, encoded by the coding sequence ATGCTTACTCACTCTCTTCCCGCTCTTACTTATTCATTTGACGCACTTGAGCCATATATAGATGCTCTCACGATGGAGATCCATCATGACCGTCATCATCAGACCTATGTCAATAATTATACGAAACTGCTTGAAGGAACCGGTCTTCTGGAGAAATATTCTGCTGATATCCTCGCTCAACATCTCGACGAGGTGTTCTCAGATAAGCAACGAGGAGTCATCAATAATCTTGGTTGACATCTCAATCATAGCTTCTTCTGGACTATTCTCTCACCAAATGGGTGAGGTCGCCCTGAGGGTGCTTTGGCACAAAAAATAGATGAAACGTTTGGAAGTTTTGAGAATTTTCAGTCAGAATTTACTCAGAAAGCTCTTTCTGTGTTTGGTTCAGGATGGGCATGGCTCGTTCAAGATCAAGATAAGCTCTTAATCCTCCAACATACACCAGGACAAGATTCTCCATTTTTCGCAGGACTAAAACCCATTCTCGGTATCGATGTCTGGGAACATGCTTATTATCTCAAACATCAGAATAAACGGGCTGATTATATTGTCGCTTTCTGGAACGTAGTGAATTGGAAACAAGTTGAATTATATTTTTCTCAATAA
- the gatB gene encoding Asp-tRNA(Asn)/Glu-tRNA(Gln) amidotransferase subunit GatB: MKYEIVIGLETHVRVGSITKMFGSEPNAVALERDPNINVGPVSLGLPGALPVLSEGVVDLAVRAAHGLRMTVNEFSQFDRKSYFYPDLPMGYQITQLFHPIAEHGHLDTYVEGTLKRFNIRRIHIECDAGKLTHSLTKTLCDYNRSGSPLMEIVTEPDFRSKDDVLEYLRELQKIMRFVGASDADMEKGQLRCDVNISLRPIGSHEFGNRIEVKNLNSFQMIGRAIDYEVARQAELYDSGVETIDQETRGWDDETGESHPLRSKEDAMDYRYFPEPDLPPLRIAPEYIAARTIAELPIDRRQKYLEWGLLADDARILSGERAMSDFFEKAVALTNDAKKCSSLILTVMLGILKKSDEDIDFTTLRITPESLARVVEMMKNDEISSTNAQEVVRILLELGGDPDEIVEKKGLKQVNDTGVMETIVEKVLSESAAQIAEYQSGKPNLFGYFVGQCMKESRGSGNPKIFTDLIKKRIG; this comes from the coding sequence ATGAAATATGAAATTGTTATTGGTCTTGAGACCCATGTCCGTGTTGGCTCTATCACAAAAATGTTTGGCTCAGAACCAAATGCTGTTGCACTTGAACGTGATCCAAATATTAATGTAGGACCTGTTTCTCTTGGTCTCCCTGGAGCGCTCCCAGTGCTCTCAGAGGGTGTAGTAGACCTCGCAGTTCGTGCTGCTCACGGTTTACGTATGACAGTCAATGAATTTTCTCAATTTGATCGGAAGAGTTATTTTTATCCTGATCTCCCAATGGGCTATCAGATTACGCAACTCTTTCATCCGATTGCAGAACATGGTCACCTCGATACGTATGTTGAGGGCACTTTGAAGCGATTTAATATCCGACGAATCCATATCGAGTGCGACGCAGGTAAGCTCACTCATTCTCTCACGAAGACACTCTGTGATTATAATCGTTCTGGGAGTCCTCTGATGGAGATAGTGACAGAGCCAGATTTTCGGTCAAAAGATGATGTTCTTGAGTATCTCCGTGAACTCCAGAAGATTATGAGATTTGTTGGTGCTTCCGATGCCGATATGGAAAAAGGACAATTGCGTTGCGATGTAAATATCTCTCTTCGCCCTATAGGGAGTCATGAATTCGGAAATCGTATAGAAGTCAAAAATCTCAACTCATTTCAGATGATTGGTCGAGCGATAGACTATGAAGTAGCCAGGCAAGCAGAGCTCTATGATAGTGGCGTAGAAACTATCGATCAAGAAACCCGTGGTTGGGACGATGAAACAGGGGAGAGCCACCCACTTCGGTCTAAAGAAGATGCGATGGATTATCGTTATTTTCCTGAACCAGATTTACCACCACTTCGTATCGCTCCAGAGTATATCGCGGCTCGTACTATTGCAGAACTTCCGATCGATCGCCGACAGAAATATCTCGAATGGGGTCTTCTCGCTGATGATGCACGGATTCTCTCAGGCGAACGAGCTATGTCTGATTTCTTTGAGAAAGCAGTTGCTCTCACAAATGATGCAAAGAAATGTTCATCGCTTATTCTCACCGTCATGCTCGGTATCCTCAAAAAATCCGATGAAGACATAGATTTTACCACGCTTCGTATCACGCCAGAGTCACTCGCTCGAGTGGTTGAGATGATGAAAAATGATGAGATTTCTAGTACCAATGCCCAGGAAGTCGTTCGTATTCTCCTCGAACTCGGTGGTGATCCTGATGAAATCGTTGAGAAAAAATGATTAAAGCAGGTCAACGATACAGGGGTTATGGAGACAATTGTCGAAAAAGTCCTCTCAGAAAGTGCGGCACAAATTGCAGAATATCAATCAGGGAAGCCCAATCTCTTTGGTTACTTCGTCGGACAGTGTATGAAAGAAAGTAGGTGATCAGGTAACCCAAAGATATTTACTGACTTAATCAAAAAACGTATAGGTTAA
- a CDS encoding MBL fold metallo-hydrolase RNA specificity domain-containing protein, with product MNKNHTTNLTFLGAVGTVTPSSTILTHTFHKRTIKIMVDAGITPGSRERIIIPTGIDMLLLSHGHVDHVGQLPRFWMQNPESKIYIPEGNKEIIAHNVTQSYRLSMEENPEAKMGRWLNEARGLLNDVQVNIPKRGVIRSKSGDRHTTSKSRRELQTEVSLREAKLESAILSLCMFLQIPEREIGHMDNEAMIVFFRRKMQETYGNMLDHFKNRGIVTKCDVDRSLAALCELSREKWHTVMKIDTKNVRIRFDETGHIVTGPGCAIGIDLPTPAGSKKIGFTGDVGNPQLGYPGTNPDFRKIYNLYDVGISEATYGDKHHADRSDELRKLDSKIMKAVREKTDIVVITLALERSVYSLYEILQCLKNNNVDLNALDISYFGDSIADVFKFFPKGKIKDTVRPFLKPLVPNGLTRSGKQNFLQKLGLPGKKQRLIIASCGFFAPGGPSAHLLAHMYSQEKLLIISANYHGEPGSNGYNLFHGEPYQIDTEMYDPKPGHETFAAGGFSGHADVAGLTRFIRKTIKDNGTVFLNHGSDAAREALARTLLADSVLISKKVNVFLPKANRAYKANQ from the coding sequence ATGAACAAGAACCATACAACAAATCTAACTTTCTTATGAGCTGTAGGGACAGTTACGCCTTCATCTACAATTCTAACTCATACTTTCCACAAACGGACTATCAAAATCATGGTAGATGCGGGGATCACACCTGGTTCTAGAGAACGCATAATAATACCGACATGAATCGATATGTTACTCCTTTCTCATTGACATGTAGATCATGTCGGACAACTTCCCCGATTTTGGATGCAAAATCCTGAATCAAAAATCTATATACCAGAAGGAAATAAGGAAATTATAGCCCATAATGTCACTCAGTCCTATCGTCTCAGCATGGAAGAAAATCCTGAAGCTAAGATGGGTAGATGGCTCAATGAAGCTCGATGACTTCTCAATGATGTTCAGGTAAATATTCCTAAAAGAGGTGTGATAAGAAGTAAGAGCGGTGATAGACATACGACATCAAAAAGTCGTCGAGAATTGCAAACTGAAGTGTCATTACGAGAAGCAAAACTCGAAAGCGCCATACTTTCACTCTGTATGTTCCTCCAAATACCAGAGCGAGAGATTTGACACATGGATAATGAAGCAATGATTGTGTTCTTTCGAAGAAAGATGCAGGAAACCTACGGAAACATGCTTGATCATTTTAAAAACCGATGAATTGTTACAAAATGTGATGTGGATAGATCTCTGGCTGCACTTTGTGAATTAAGTCGAGAAAAGTGGCATACGGTCATGAAAATTGACACTAAGAATGTACGCATTAGATTTGATGAGACGGGGCATATAGTTACCTGACCAGGGTGTGCTATAGGGATAGATTTACCAACTCCAGCATGATCAAAAAAAATAGGATTTACTGGCGATGTAGGAAATCCACAATTATGATATCCTGGAACTAATCCTGATTTTAGAAAAATCTATAATCTCTACGATGTAGGCATTTCAGAAGCCACTTACTGAGACAAGCATCATGCTGACCGATCAGATGAGCTCAGAAAACTGGATTCTAAAATAATGAAAGCTGTCAGAGAAAAAACAGATATCGTGGTTATCACACTTGCCCTCGAAAGATCTGTTTATAGTCTCTATGAAATACTCCAATGTCTAAAAAATAACAATGTGGATCTTAACGCTCTTGATATTTCATACTTTGGGGATTCGATTGCTGATGTATTTAAATTTTTCCCTAAAGGCAAGATAAAGGACACCGTAAGGCCCTTCCTCAAGCCACTTGTGCCAAATGGTCTTACTCGATCATGAAAACAAAATTTTCTCCAAAAATTAGGATTACCGTGAAAAAAACAGCGTCTTATTATTGCATCCTGCGGTTTTTTTGCTCCCGGATGACCATCAGCTCATCTACTGGCTCATATGTATAGTCAAGAGAAATTACTCATTATATCTGCAAATTACCACGGGGAACCAGGGAGTAATGGATATAATTTATTCCATTGAGAACCTTATCAGATAGATACAGAAATGTACGATCCAAAACCCGGACATGAGACTTTTGCGGCTGGAGGATTTTCTGGACATGCAGATGTAGCTTGATTAACTCGTTTTATACGCAAGACAATTAAAGATAATTGAACAGTATTTCTCAACCATGGATCAGATGCGGCACGAGAAGCACTTGCGAGAACACTTCTGGCCGATTCAGTCCTAATAAGTAAAAAAGTGAATGTGTTTCTACCAAAAGCAAATAGAGCATACAAAGCTAATCAATAA
- a CDS encoding CYTH domain-containing protein, translating to MNEIEVKILDIDGTKIRRILEVMGAKKKFSGTVVAHFFRGPNGKKIRLRKMGDTCYVTAKQKVGNDHMLHNEEYEVETSDFAAMAKILAIAGLEKYGDSIKTRESYTFDGITFDIDEYPGIPEYVEVEAQSHEKVEEGVKLLGFTMADTACITESGLREKYKVK from the coding sequence ATGAACGAAATAGAAGTCAAAATCCTGGATATCGATGGTACTAAAATTCGTCGCATATTGGAAGTAATGGGTGCGAAAAAGAAATTTTCTGGTACAGTGGTTGCCCACTTCTTCCGTGGACCAAATGGTAAAAAGATTCGTCTCCGAAAAATGGGAGATACCTGTTATGTGACAGCGAAACAGAAAGTCTGAAATGATCATATGCTCCACAATGAAGAATACGAAGTAGAGACCAGCGACTTTGCTGCTATGGCAAAGATTCTTGCAATAGCCGGCCTGGAGAAATATGGCGATTCTATCAAGACACGTGAGAGCTATACGTTCGATGGTATCACGTTTGATATTGATGAATATCCAGGTATCCCTGAATATGTCGAGGTAGAGGCGCAGTCACATGAGAAGGTCGAAGAATGAGTCAAACTTCTCGGTTTTACGATGGCAGATACTGCTTGTATTACAGAAAGTGGACTGAGAGAAAAGTATAAAGTGAAATAA
- a CDS encoding GNAT family N-acetyltransferase, whose amino-acid sequence MMEETFQLGESSENHDFENSYQVLHSTQNHLRKKRPHVYGGIHSYRERVLSGDIIVFYIRRIDSVLGAISAQKLDTKRAHIGYLHAVSKKIGIGSHLLGVLSGHLLKNGLVEMSLVCEEDSDAYGFYKKMEFQDITESEWRKIGVDISNQTMLMRDMWKRIAER is encoded by the coding sequence ATGATGGAAGAAACTTTTCAGCTTGGCGAATCTTCAGAAAATCATGATTTTGAAAATAGTTATCAGGTACTACATAGTACCCAGAATCATCTACGCAAAAAACGCCCCCATGTGTATGGATGAATACACTCATATAGGGAGAGGGTTTTATCAGGAGATATTATTGTGTTTTATATTAGAAGGATTGATAGTGTGTTAGGGGCGATATCTGCACAAAAACTCGACACCAAAAGAGCTCATATAGGATACTTGCATGCTGTATCAAAAAAAATATGAATCGGGTCACATCTTTTATGAGTACTATCCGGTCATCTCTTGAAAAATTGACTTGTCGAAATGAGTCTCGTATGTGAGGAAGACTCGGATGCGTATGGATTTTACAAAAAGATGGAGTTTCAAGATATAACCGAGTCGGAATGGAGAAAAATATGAGTAGATATAAGTAATCAAACTATGCTAATGCGAGATATGTGGAAAAGGATTGCGGAAAGATAA